One Panicum virgatum strain AP13 chromosome 3N, P.virgatum_v5, whole genome shotgun sequence DNA segment encodes these proteins:
- the LOC120664362 gene encoding translation initiation factor IF-2-like, with the protein MGDYTIQISTKLIDQLARDDEKVKRKSRRPRPKKKATVQQHEEPQDIKPKEFPSEPKTSSPAPAPVPAPGWPVQPPPMFLPVTPAPPAPPAAMPEVEAIRSILKESEAVLEKLDKQEAGARQELSKRAKELHDKEFKLPYQNPMPCTQERARCLECYKSNAKDPLKCAEAVRTFEACALMAMKGATTKVD; encoded by the coding sequence ATGGGTGACTACACAATCCAGATCAGCACCAAGCTCATCGACCAGCTTGCTCGCGACGATGAGAAGGTCAAACGGAAATCCAGGAGGCCCAGGCCTAAGAAGAAGGCCACCGTGCAACAGCATGAAGAACCCCAGGACATCAAACCGAAGGAATTCCCAAGCGAGCCCAAGACCAGCAGCCCTGCCCCTGCACCTGTTCCTGCTCCTGGGTGGCCTGTGCAGCCTCCCCCAATGTTTTTGCCAGTGACCCCTGCTCCCCCAGCACCCCCAGCTGCAATGCCGGAGGTGGAAGCCATCCGTTCCATTCTTAAAGAAAGCGAGGCGGTTCTGGAGAAGCTGGACAAGCAGGAGGCTGGGGCACGCCAGGAGCTCAGCAAGAGAGCAAAGGAGCTGCACGACAAGGAGTTCAAGCTGCCGTACCAGAACCCCATGCCCTGCACTCAGGAGAGAGCACGCTGCCTTGAGTGTTACAAGAGCAATGCAAAGGACCCACTCAAGTGCGCTGAAGCAGTCAGGACATTTGAGGCATGCGCTCTCATGGCCATGAAGGGTGCCACCACCAAGGTCGATTAG
- the LOC120664360 gene encoding casein kinase 1-like protein HD16 isoform X2, which translates to MDDGDSVVRSVDRAGAAPGDDGSATPLPETVQIGNSPTYRLDRKLGKGGFGQVYVGRRISAPSVSDRTPGANALEVAIKFEHRTSKGCNYGAPYEWQVYNTLSGIHGVPRVHYKGKQGEYYIMIMDMLGPSLWDVWNNNSHSMSVEMVACIAIEAISILEKMHSKGYVHGDVKPENFLLGPPGTLEEKKLFLVDLGLATRWRDTGTGEHVEYDQRPDVFRGTVRYASVHAHLGRTGSRRDDLESLAYTLIFLLRGRLPWQGYQGENKGFLVCKKKMTISPESLCCFCPQPFRQFIEYVVNLKFDEEPNYAKCISLFDGIVGPNPDIRPINTDGAQKLIYHVGQKRGRLMMEEDDDEQPKKKIRMGMPATQWISVYNARRPMKQRYHYNVADSRLAQHISKGNEDGLFISSVASCSNLWALIMDAGTGFSSQIYELSPYFLHKEWIMEQWEKNYYITALAGANNGSSLVVMSRGTQYAQQSYKVSDSFPFKWINKKWREGFYVTAMATAGSRWAVVMSRNAGFTAQVVELDFLYPSEGIHRRWDNGFRITSTAATWDQAAFILSIPKRKPADETQETLRTSAFPSQHVKDKWAKNLYLASICYGRTVS; encoded by the exons ATGGACGACGGCGACAGCGTCGTCCGGAGCGTCGAcagggccggcgccgcccctggcgACGACGGCAGCGCCACGCCGCTCCCCGAGACG GTTCAAATTGGCAATTCGCCTACCTACAGACTTGATAGAAAGCTTGGAAAGGGAGGATTTGGGCAAGTATATGTTGGCCGCCGTATTTCCGCTCCGAGTGTTAGTGACAGGACACCTGGTGCAAATGCTTTGGAG GTTGCAATAAAATTTGAACATCGAACCAGCAAAGGTTGCAACTATGGTGCCCCCTATGAGTGGCAAGTGTACAA CACTCTTAGTGGAATTCATGGCGTACCAAGAGTACACTACAAGGGGAAGCAGGGAGAGTATTATATCATG ATTATGGACATGTTGGGACCAAGCCTCTGGGATGTTTGGAATAATAACTCCCACTC CATGTCTGTTGAAATGGTTGCTTGCATTGCCATAGAAGCAATTTCCATATTGGAGAAGATGCATTCAAAAGG GTATGTCCATGGAGATGTGAAACCTGAAAACTTTTTGCTTGGACCTCCAGGCACCCTGGAAGAGAAGAAACTGTTTCTTGTTGACCTTGGTTTAG CTACTAGATGGAGAGACACTGGTACAGGAGAGCATGTCGAATATGATCAGAGGCCTGACGTCTTTAG GGGAACTGTGCGCTATGCTAGCGTGCATGCCCATTTGGGAAGAACTGGAAGCAGAAGGGATGACCTTGAATCCCTTGCATACACACTTATTTTTCTTCTGCGCGGTCGCCTTCCTTGGCAAGGATATCAG GGGGAGAATAAAGGTTTCCTTGTTTGTAAGAAAAAGATGACAATTTCCCCAGAATCTTTGTGTTGCTTTTGCCCGCAACCTTTCCGACAATTTATTGAGTATGTTGTGAACTTAAAGTTTGATGAAGAACCAAATTATGCAAAGTGCATTTCTCTTTTTGATGGCATTGTTGGTCCAAATCCAGACATAAGGCCAATCAACACAGATGGTGCTCAGAAG CTTATATATCACGTAGGCCAGAAGAGAGGCCGTCTTATGATggaggaagatgatgatgagcaACCTAAGAAGAAGATTAGGATGGGGATGCCTGCGACCCAATGGATTAGTGTTTACAATGCCAGGCGGCCTATGAAACAGAG GTATCACTATAATGTTGCAGACAGTAGGTTAGCACAGCATATTTCAAAAGGGAACGAGGATGGCTTGTTCATAAGCTCTGTTGCCTCTTGTTCAAATCTGTGGGCTTTGATAATGGATGCTGGCACTGGATTTTCTTCTCAAATATATGAACTTTCTCCATATTTTCTTCACAAG GAATGGATAATGGAGCAGTGGGAGAAAAACTACTATATCACTGCACTAGCAGGTGCGAACAATGGGAGTTCACTGGTGGTCATGTCCAGAG GAACACAATATGCCCAGCAATCCTACAAAGTAAGCGATTCCTTTCCCTTCAAGTGGATCAACAAAAAATGGAGGGAGGGTTTCTATGTTACTGCTATGGCCACTGCAGGAAGCAGGTGGGCAGTGGTCATGTCTCGTAATGCTGGCTTTACAGCTCAG GTTGTGGAGCTTGATTTCTTGTATCCAAGTGAGGGTATCCATCGGCGTTGGGATAATGGATTTCGCATCACCTCGACAGCTGCGACATGGGATCAGGCAGCATTTATCCTGAGCATCCCCAAAAGAAAGCCTGCTGATGAAACGCAGGAAACCCTAAGAACATCTGCTTTTCCCAGCCAACATGTGAAG GATAAATGGGCGAAAAATCTGTACTTAGCTTCCATTTGCTATGGA
- the LOC120664363 gene encoding uncharacterized protein LOC120664363 codes for MSDWGPVVIAVVLFVLLSPGLLFQLPGHCSFVEFGNLHTSAASIVVHSIIFFALITVFVIVVGVHITTGDQPAY; via the coding sequence ATGTCGGACTGGGGCCCCGTGGTGATCGCGGTGGTGCTGTTCGTGCTCCTCTCGCCGGGGCTGCTCTTCCAGCTCCCCGGCCACTGCAGCTTCGTCGAGTTCGGCAACCTGCacaccagcgccgcctccatcgtcgtccactccatcatcttcttcgcgCTCATCACCGtcttcgtcatcgtcgtcggggTGCACATCACCACCGGCGACCAGCCTGCCTACTAG
- the LOC120664360 gene encoding casein kinase 1-like protein HD16 isoform X1, translating into MDDGDSVVRSVDRAGAAPGDDGSATPLPETVQIGNSPTYRLDRKLGKGGFGQVYVGRRISAPSVSDRTPGANALEVAIKFEHRTSKGCNYGAPYEWQVYNTLSGIHGVPRVHYKGKQGEYYIMIMDMLGPSLWDVWNNNSHSMSVEMVACIAIEAISILEKMHSKGYVHGDVKPENFLLGPPGTLEEKKLFLVDLGLATRWRDTGTGEHVEYDQRPDVFRGTVRYASVHAHLGRTGSRRDDLESLAYTLIFLLRGRLPWQGYQGENKGFLVCKKKMTISPESLCCFCPQPFRQFIEYVVNLKFDEEPNYAKCISLFDGIVGPNPDIRPINTDGAQKLIYHVGQKRGRLMMEEDDDEQPKKKIRMGMPATQWISVYNARRPMKQRYHYNVADSRLAQHISKGNEDGLFISSVASCSNLWALIMDAGTGFSSQIYELSPYFLHKEWIMEQWEKNYYITALAGANNGSSLVVMSRGIISSINIVQHSCSMALTDFPYNILLFFPEVLYSEIKRTSLIFFVKLQFQPFRWRLLQFKLLSSNILCRLVLTLNSPGTQYAQQSYKVSDSFPFKWINKKWREGFYVTAMATAGSRWAVVMSRNAGFTAQVVELDFLYPSEGIHRRWDNGFRITSTAATWDQAAFILSIPKRKPADETQETLRTSAFPSQHVKDKWAKNLYLASICYGRTVS; encoded by the exons ATGGACGACGGCGACAGCGTCGTCCGGAGCGTCGAcagggccggcgccgcccctggcgACGACGGCAGCGCCACGCCGCTCCCCGAGACG GTTCAAATTGGCAATTCGCCTACCTACAGACTTGATAGAAAGCTTGGAAAGGGAGGATTTGGGCAAGTATATGTTGGCCGCCGTATTTCCGCTCCGAGTGTTAGTGACAGGACACCTGGTGCAAATGCTTTGGAG GTTGCAATAAAATTTGAACATCGAACCAGCAAAGGTTGCAACTATGGTGCCCCCTATGAGTGGCAAGTGTACAA CACTCTTAGTGGAATTCATGGCGTACCAAGAGTACACTACAAGGGGAAGCAGGGAGAGTATTATATCATG ATTATGGACATGTTGGGACCAAGCCTCTGGGATGTTTGGAATAATAACTCCCACTC CATGTCTGTTGAAATGGTTGCTTGCATTGCCATAGAAGCAATTTCCATATTGGAGAAGATGCATTCAAAAGG GTATGTCCATGGAGATGTGAAACCTGAAAACTTTTTGCTTGGACCTCCAGGCACCCTGGAAGAGAAGAAACTGTTTCTTGTTGACCTTGGTTTAG CTACTAGATGGAGAGACACTGGTACAGGAGAGCATGTCGAATATGATCAGAGGCCTGACGTCTTTAG GGGAACTGTGCGCTATGCTAGCGTGCATGCCCATTTGGGAAGAACTGGAAGCAGAAGGGATGACCTTGAATCCCTTGCATACACACTTATTTTTCTTCTGCGCGGTCGCCTTCCTTGGCAAGGATATCAG GGGGAGAATAAAGGTTTCCTTGTTTGTAAGAAAAAGATGACAATTTCCCCAGAATCTTTGTGTTGCTTTTGCCCGCAACCTTTCCGACAATTTATTGAGTATGTTGTGAACTTAAAGTTTGATGAAGAACCAAATTATGCAAAGTGCATTTCTCTTTTTGATGGCATTGTTGGTCCAAATCCAGACATAAGGCCAATCAACACAGATGGTGCTCAGAAG CTTATATATCACGTAGGCCAGAAGAGAGGCCGTCTTATGATggaggaagatgatgatgagcaACCTAAGAAGAAGATTAGGATGGGGATGCCTGCGACCCAATGGATTAGTGTTTACAATGCCAGGCGGCCTATGAAACAGAG GTATCACTATAATGTTGCAGACAGTAGGTTAGCACAGCATATTTCAAAAGGGAACGAGGATGGCTTGTTCATAAGCTCTGTTGCCTCTTGTTCAAATCTGTGGGCTTTGATAATGGATGCTGGCACTGGATTTTCTTCTCAAATATATGAACTTTCTCCATATTTTCTTCACAAG GAATGGATAATGGAGCAGTGGGAGAAAAACTACTATATCACTGCACTAGCAGGTGCGAACAATGGGAGTTCACTGGTGGTCATGTCCAGAG GAATAATCTCAAGTATTAACATTGTGCAACACTCGTGCAGTATGGCACTGACAGATTTTCCATACAACATCCTCCTTTTCTTTCCAGAAGTTCTGTATAGTGAGATAAAGCGGACTAGTTTGATCTTTTTTGTCAAGCTGCAATTTCAACCTTTTCGTTGGAGGCTCTTACAGTTCAAGTTATTGTCCTCGAATATACTATGTAGATTGGTTTTGACTTTGAACTCTCCAGGAACACAATATGCCCAGCAATCCTACAAAGTAAGCGATTCCTTTCCCTTCAAGTGGATCAACAAAAAATGGAGGGAGGGTTTCTATGTTACTGCTATGGCCACTGCAGGAAGCAGGTGGGCAGTGGTCATGTCTCGTAATGCTGGCTTTACAGCTCAG GTTGTGGAGCTTGATTTCTTGTATCCAAGTGAGGGTATCCATCGGCGTTGGGATAATGGATTTCGCATCACCTCGACAGCTGCGACATGGGATCAGGCAGCATTTATCCTGAGCATCCCCAAAAGAAAGCCTGCTGATGAAACGCAGGAAACCCTAAGAACATCTGCTTTTCCCAGCCAACATGTGAAG GATAAATGGGCGAAAAATCTGTACTTAGCTTCCATTTGCTATGGA
- the LOC120664361 gene encoding ankyrin repeat domain-containing protein 29-like has protein sequence MADAADALSARSKVQAFLEAARAGDLDSLKSLVAALDEEGTGAAAVAAAVRDANKRTALHFAARAGRTDVCQFLIDQLGLPVDPKDDDGETPLIHAARQGHLHTVKYLLDHGADPSVASNLGATALHHAAGIGNTELMKLLLSKGVDIESESDAGTPLVWAAGHGQEGAVKLLLQHNAKPNIENADGATALLSAVAAGSLPCLEVLLEAGANPNIRAGGATPLHIAADSGNIELIKCLLKAGGDLNTCDDDGLKPIQVAAWGNNREVVELLLPLTSPIPGVSNWSVDGIIEYMLAKETEEKSQLKEGTSLKSGRPQPVEVSSEAKKRSLEAKSRGDDAFRRKDYLVAVDAYTQATELDPNDATVLSNRSLCWLRAGQAERALEDAKACRALRPDWAKACYREGAAHRLLQRFEEAANAFYAGVQLEPENKELVSAFREAIEAGRKFHGVDKPNPAQ, from the exons AtggccgacgccgccgacgccctctCAG CTCGGAGCAAGGTGCAAGCTTTCCTAGAGGCTGCGCGCGCCGGCGACCTCGATTCCCTCAAGA GCCTCGTCGCGGCGCTCGACGAGGAGGGCAcgggggccgccgccgtcgccgccgccgtgcgggaCGCCAACAAGCGCACCGCGCTCCACttcgccgcgcgcgcgggccgcACCGACGTCTGCCAGTTCCTCATCGACCAGCTCGGCCTCCCCGTCGACCCCAAAGACGATGATG GCGAAACTCCACTCATCCATGCTGCGCGCCAAGGCCATCTGCACACTGTCAAGTATCTACTTGACCATGGAGCCGATCCTTCGGTAGCCTCCAACCTAGGAGCCACAGCGCTACATCATGCTGCAGGAATAG GAAACACGGAGCTCATGAAGCTTCTACTCTCCAAGGGAGTTGATATCGAATCAGAAAGTGATGCCGGTACTCCCCTTGTATGGGCTGCTGGTCATGGACAGGAAGGGGCAGTCAAACTTCTGCTTCAACATAATGCTAAG CCAAATATTGAAAATGCTGATGGTGCCACAGCATTATTATCTGCTGTTGCCGCAGGTTCCCTCCCATGCTTGGAGGTTCTACTTGAG GCAGGTGCAAACCCAAATATCAGGGCTGGTGGAGCAACCCCATTGCATATTGCTGCAGATAGTGGAAATATAGAATTAATCAAATGCTTACTTAAAGCTGGAGGGGACCTAAATACCTGCGATGAT GATGGACTAAAGCCAATACAGGTCGCAGCTTGGGGAAATAACCGTGAAGTTGTGGAACTTCTTTTACCATTAACATCCCCAATTCCAGGTGTTTCAAACTGGAGCGTAGATGGAATTATAGAATACATGCTGGCTAAAGAGACTGAAGAAAAG TCCCAATTGAAGGAAGGAACATCTCTGAAATCAGGCAGACCACAGCCTGTTGAG GTGTCATCCGAAGCAAAAAAGAGATCCTTGGAAGCTAAATCGAGAGGTGATGATGCCTTCAGAAGGAAGGATTACCTTGTAGCAGTTGATGCGTACACGCAG GCTACAGAGCTGGACCCAAATGACGCAACAGTGCTCTCAAACAGAAGCCTCTGCTGGCTACGGGCAGGGCAAGCTGAGCGTGCTCTGGAGGATGCGAAAGCATGCCGAGCATTGAGGCCAGATTGGGCGAAAGCTTGCTACAGGGAAGGTGCAGCCCATCGCCTGTTACAG AGGTTTGAGGAAGCCGCAAACGCCTTCTATGCGGGCGTGCAACTTGAGCCGGAGAACAAAGAGCTGGTCAGCGCATTCAG GGAGGCCATCGAAGCTGGGAGGAAGTTCCATGGGGTGGACAAGCCGAATCCAGCGCAATGA